A single genomic interval of Spinacia oleracea cultivar Varoflay chromosome 6, BTI_SOV_V1, whole genome shotgun sequence harbors:
- the LOC110798247 gene encoding ATP sulfurylase 2: MSLTIRLHISTHPNFLGQPKFHQNPTKILPKYIYQTNPLRPLVQNHTKMSSISTQKTQSKRVIKSSLIDPDGGSLIDLIVPENERDLRVSEAELLPKIRLTKIDLEWVHVLSEGWASPLKGFMRENEYLQSLHFNSLRMQDGSVTNMSLPIVLAIDDKAKDDIGSSPDVALVGPGGDLVAILRSIEVYKHNKEERIARTWGTTAPGLPYAEEVITPAGNWLIGGDLEVLKEIKYNDGLDHYRISPKDLRKEFDRREADAVFAFQLRNPVHNGHALLMNDTRKRLLDMGYKNPILLLHPLGGFTKADDVPLDVRMEQHSKVLEDGILDPETTVVAIFPSPMHYAGPTEVQWHAKSRINAGANFYIVGRDPAGMGHPTEKRDLYDPDHGKKVLSMAPGLEKLNILPFRVAAYDTVAKKMSFFDPSRAKDFLFISGTKMRTFARTGENPPDGFMCPGGWQVLVNYYASLQEEETKQPATVSA; this comes from the exons ATGTCTTTAACCATTAGATTGCACATTTCAACTCACCCAAATTTCTTAGGTCAACCAAAATTTCATCAAAACCCCACTAAAATTCTCCCCAAATATATATACCAAACAAACCCATTAAGACCCCTTGTTCAAAATCACACCAAAATGTCATCAATTTCCACCCAAAAAACCCAATCAAAAAGGGTAATCAAGAGTTCTTTGATTGACCCAGATGGGGGTTCTTTGATTGATCTTATTGTGCCTGAAAATGAGAGAGATTTGAGGGTTTCTGAGGCTGAATTATTGCCTAAAATTAGGTTAACAAAGATTGATTTGGAATGGGTTCATGTATTAAGTGAAGGTTGGGCTAGTCCTCTTAAAGGGTTTATGAGAGAGAATGAGTATTTGCAGAGTTTACATTTCAATTCTTTGAGAATGCAAGATGGGTCTGTTACTAATATGAGTTTGCCCATTGTTTTGGCCATTGATGATAAAGCTAAAGATGACATTGGTTCTTCCCCTGATGTTGCTTTAGTTGGCCCTGGTGGCGATTTAGTTGCCATTTTGCGAAG CATTGAGGTATATAAACATAATAAAGAGGAAAGAATAGCTAGAACTTGGGGGACAACTGCTCCTGGATTGCCGTATGCTGAGGAGGTTATTACACCTGCTGGAAATTGGCTCATAGGTGGAGATTTGGAAGTACTGAAAGAAATCAAATACAATGATGGTCTTGATCACTACAGAATTTCTCCTAAAGATCTTCGAAAGGAATTTGATAGGCGTGAAGCTGATGCAGTTTTTGCTTTCCAGCTTAGAAATCCAGTTCATAATGGTCATGCTTTGTTGATGAATGATACACGTAAGAGGTTGTTGGACATGGGGTACAAGAACCCAATTCTCTTGCTACATCCTTTGGGAGGTTTCACTAAGGCTGATGATGTGCCCTTGGATGTTCGCATGGAGCAACATAGCAAG GTTCTAGAGGATGGAATTCTTGATCCTGAGACTACCGTTGTGGCCATATTCCCATCTCCCATGCATTATGCTGGCCCAACTGAAGTACAGTGGCATGCCAAATCACGGATTAATGCTGGTGCTAATTTTTACATCGTGGGTCGTGATCCTGCCGGTATGGGTCACCCGACAGAGAAAAGAGATCTGTATGATCCTGATCATGGAAAAAAAGTGTTGAGCATGGCACCTGGGCTTGAGAAGTTGAATATCCTACCATTCAGG GTGGCAGCATATGATACTGTAGCAAAGAAAATGTCTTTCTTTGATCCTTCTCGTGCTAAAGATTTCCTCTTCATTTCTGGAACCAAG ATGCGGACTTTTGCAAGAACGGGAGAGAACCCTCCTGATGGCTTTATGTGTCCCGGAGGATGGCAGGTATTGGTCAATTACTACGCAAGTCTACAAGAGGAAGAGACTAAGCAGCCAGCTACAGTATCCGCGTAG